The Fusobacterium russii ATCC 25533 sequence CCTCAACAACCTATGGAGGTTCATATTAGTTGGTCTGTATTTGCTTGGAATGATGAAACAGGAAATACCTTTTATCTTCCATGTGGAGGAGAAATAGAAGGAAGGGGAGCAAAGAAATCAGTTGTAAATAGAGCTAAAAAATTCTATTTTCAAGTTCATGGAGAAAAGTCAAATAGGCATTTTGAGTGGGATTGTAGTTTTGCTGTTATTACAATGGGAGTTGGCAAAAAAAGTGGAAAGATAGAAGCTTTTGTTGAGAGTGATTTAAAAAAATGGATAAAAAAATATGGAGCAGATGATCCGGATTTTAAAGCAAAAGTAGAGAGAGATGCACTGCAAGACTGTGAGAAAGAAGCTTATAATTGTGAGATAATGTATGAGCTTGGTGACTTTGGTGAGAAATAAAAAATTAGGACTGACATAAAATTTGTCAGTTTTTTTTTGCTCAAAAAAAGGTGTTGAGTGGATTAGAGTAAAAATTCATCAACACCAAAAGGTATAGAACCAGAATGTAAAACAACAAAGATGCTGTTGTAAATAGCTAATTAAAGTAAAAAATAGTTCATTACTAACTAAATTTCTTAACATTTAAAAATTGACATTCGCTGCAAATTCGTTAACTCGCTTCGCTCAGACATACCGACATTTGCTCGGCTCATTTCATTCAATTTTTAAATTAAAATTTAGAATGTAATTTCACTTATTTTTACTTATATTTCAATATGTAAATTTGCAACAGCCTCTTTTAGTATTTACAGAATCATAAATTATAATAATCTGTCAACAGCACAAAGTATAAAAATTTTAAATTTTTTTCTATGATCTAACAGATTTCTTTGCTATGACAATTGGTTTACCTTCTTTATCATAACTTATATCAGCTACAATACCATAAACTTCTCTTAACATTTTTTCATTAATTATTTCATTAGGTTTCCCGGTACTATATATTTTACCATCTTCTGAAATTATAATAATGTAATCTGCATATCTGATTGCTAAATTAATATCATGTAGTATAGCTATTAAATCAATACTTCTTTCTTTTGAAATTTTTTTTAATAGTTGACATAATTCCAATTGTTTTTGTAAATCTAAAGAATTTGTAGGTTCATCTAATAGGATTATTTTAGGATATCTGACTAAAGTTTGAGCAATAAAAACTAATTTTTTCTGACCGCCACTTAAATTAGTAAAAATATTGGAAGCTAAATGGTCAATATTTAAAGAAATCAAAGTATTCATAACTATATTCAAATCTTCATCTGAAATTCTGGCTTTTAAACTAGGTAATCTTCCCAATAGAACCATTTCTAAAACTGTAAGCTGCGAGGAATTTAAATCCATTTGAGGTAAGTATGACATTAATTCAATTTTTTCCTCTATATTCATTTTTGATATTTGTTCAAAACCATAAAAAATATCTCCATCTGAGTCCAGCAAACCAAAAATAGCCTTCATCAATGTTGATTTTCCAGCTCCATTTGGACCTAAAATAACATTGAAGCCTTTAGAAAATTGGATTGATAAATTTTCAAATATATTTTTATCATTTTTTTTATAAGAAAAATTGAGTTTTTCTATTTTTATCATTTTCTTTATTCCTTTTTTCCAAATATTATTGATATAAAAAATGGTATTCCTATTACTGAAGTAACTAAACCTATGGGTAAAATAACTCCAGGTATAACTATTTTACTCATTAAAAAAGCTAATGAAAGAATAAAAGCTCCCAATATAGCAGACAATGGTAAAAAAAATCTTTGATCTTCACCAACTAAGGCTCTTGCTATATGAGGTGCAATTAAACCAACAAAACCGATAGTACCAACAAAACTTACAGCAATAGCAGCTAAAAGTGAAGTTAATAAGATAGTTTGCTTTCTAACTTTTATAACATCTACTCCTAAACTTCTAGCTTTTGTATCATCAAGTGTCATTGCAGTCAATTTCCATAAATTTTTCGATAAAAATATCATACAGATTGTTAAGACTATTAAAACTGTATAAAGTTTATTCCAAGTTGTTTTTAAAAGACTACCAAAATTCCAAAATATTAAGCTTTGTAATTTATCTTCATCTGCTATATATTGTAGTATCATTGTCAGAGAACTGAAAAGAAAATTTAAAGCTATACCAAATAAAATAATAGAAGTCTTATTTGCTTGTCTATGAGATGAAAAAATATATATTCCAAAAGAAACTAAAAAAGCAAAGAAAAAGGCATTTCCTGTTATTACAAAAGTTTCAGGAAGGTTTAAAATACTATTATTTAAAACAATTCCCATAGCAGCTCCAAAAGAAGCTGCTGAAGTTATACCTAATGTATACGGACTAGCTATTGGATTTCGTAAAATACTTTGTATTTCACAACCGCCTATACCAAGCGTTGCTCCCACAGCTATTGCCATTAAGGCCATAGGGAGTCTGATTTGTTTTATTATCATAACAGAATTCCCTTTTCCTGTATTTTTAAATATAGCTTCTATAATTTCAGATAATTTTATTGAAGAAGAACCGATAGAAATATTAAATAAAAGTAAGATTATTAAAAAAAACAAAAGCAAAAAAATAAAAATAAATTTTTTTCTGATTATTTTATTATAAAGCTTTCGTGGATTCTCTATTTTCATATTTCCCTCTTAGATTCTATTTGTTTTTTTCATCTTTTATATTGTATAACCAAGTGCTTATATTACTATCAAGCAACATAAATTTTTCAAAAAATTCATCCAGAATTTTTTCAGGATTTACTCCCTTAAATTTTTCAGGATATAAAATAGTAGCCATCTTTAATGTTGGATAAAAACCATAAATAGATCTATTTGTAGAATGAGCAAACTCATAAAGATTTTTATTTTTTATAGCTTTTAAGTTGTTCCAACCATTTCTGTTTACTATGTCAAAACTGCAAGTATTATTTTTAGAAACACTGCTAAGCCACATCTTATTAATACCACTAACAAATATAAAGTCAGGGTTACTTTCTAAAACATATTCTGGATCTAATTTATTTCCTGAACCTTTTCCAGCAGCTTTTTCCATTAATAAGTCATCAGCAATATTTTTTCCGCCAGCTAAGTCTATTATAGTTCCCCAACCTACATTACTAGTAGAAGTAGAACCAAAAATTTGAGAATAGCCTGATTTTTCATAATAGACAGTAGGTTTGTTTGCTTCATTTCTTAAATCCTTCGAAAGAACCAAGTTATATTGAGTATCTATAAAATCAATAACTTCTTTAGCTCTAGCTTCTTCACTGAAAATTTGTCCAAGTAGTTTCATAGTTTGTTGTACAGAATTTTCTATTTTTTTACCGGGAACATCAATAAGTATTATTTTAATTCCAGCTTGTGTTAACTGATCTTCTA is a genomic window containing:
- a CDS encoding ABC transporter ATP-binding protein, whose product is MIKIEKLNFSYKKNDKNIFENLSIQFSKGFNVILGPNGAGKSTLMKAIFGLLDSDGDIFYGFEQISKMNIEEKIELMSYLPQMDLNSSQLTVLEMVLLGRLPSLKARISDEDLNIVMNTLISLNIDHLASNIFTNLSGGQKKLVFIAQTLVRYPKIILLDEPTNSLDLQKQLELCQLLKKISKERSIDLIAILHDINLAIRYADYIIIISEDGKIYSTGKPNEIINEKMLREVYGIVADISYDKEGKPIVIAKKSVRS
- a CDS encoding FecCD family ABC transporter permease; its protein translation is MKIENPRKLYNKIIRKKFIFIFLLLFFLIILLLFNISIGSSSIKLSEIIEAIFKNTGKGNSVMIIKQIRLPMALMAIAVGATLGIGGCEIQSILRNPIASPYTLGITSAASFGAAMGIVLNNSILNLPETFVITGNAFFFAFLVSFGIYIFSSHRQANKTSIILFGIALNFLFSSLTMILQYIADEDKLQSLIFWNFGSLLKTTWNKLYTVLIVLTICMIFLSKNLWKLTAMTLDDTKARSLGVDVIKVRKQTILLTSLLAAIAVSFVGTIGFVGLIAPHIARALVGEDQRFFLPLSAILGAFILSLAFLMSKIVIPGVILPIGLVTSVIGIPFFISIIFGKKE